The genomic stretch ATTTTTAGTTCATTACTATCTTTTTTATAATTTAATAATGATTTCTTTTCAATTTGACAAAAATTATATATTAGATGAATAAATCTCATAAGTGATGGCTCTGAAACTTTTATAAAATCTCCAAAAGAATCTGTTTCAATTTTGATAAAATCAGCTTTTAGAAAAAGAGTTAAATAACTAAAATAATCGAAAAAGTCATCATTATTATCCGAACTTACTTGCGTGATAATTCTAATGTGATCAGATAGTAAATTAATAGCTTCTAAATTCTCATATTCTTTAGCATAATCGAGAGCATTTTTGTTGTCATTATCAATTAAATTAAGATCGGCACCATTTTCAAGTAATAGTTTGATTATAACATTAGAACCTTTACTAGCTGCAATATGTAAAGGTGTTTTACCTTTTTTATTTTTAGAAATTACAAGATTACATTTGTTTAATAATAATTTAGATATATCGAGATAATTTTTCATTACTGATATATGAAGAGGGGTATCGTTATCTATATCTAAAACGTCTAATTTAGCATTATATTTAATAAGAATTTCTATAGTTTCAATATAACCTTTACATACTGCAATATGCAAAGGTGTCATTTTATTATTATCTGTGGCTTCAATATTTGCACCAGCTTCTAATAAAATCTCTATGGTATAAGCAGCATTAAATTGATTAGCAGCTTGTAATAATGGTGTTAATCCTTCTTCATTTACCTTTTCAATATTAGCATTAAAAGAAATTAACAGTTTAATAAGATCATCATAACCCCTCTGAATAGCAATACTTAAAGCTGTACACCCTTCGTGTGTTCTGCTTTCGGTATCAGCGCCCGCTTCTAAAAGTAATTTAGCAATATTATACTGATTTTTTTTAATTGCGCATAAAAGGATAGGTGTTTGATCATATTCACTTATAATGTTTACATCAATGAATTCGTGTTTTAATAAAAATTTAACTATCTCTTCTGAGCCATTTTGAACAGCTTTATGCAAAATTGTTAAGTCATTATAATCCGCACCATTGATATATGCGCCTTTCTGGAGTAAAAACTCTACTTTAGAGAAGATGTTTTTTTCTTGAAAAGAATCTCCTAAGTAAGCATCTAAAGCGTATAAAAACTTCTTTTGATGCTCGTTAAATACTTTATCTTCAATTAAAGATGTTAATTTAGAATTCAAATTATATATAGTTTCTAAAACTTTTTTGATCTTTTCATTATATTTGGCAATTTCTTTAAATTTCTTGGTTTTATAAACTAGATGAAGTGAATGAATAAGTGAAGTAGGATAAGCTTTAATAAAACTATAAAATCCAACTTCTTCTTCATTATAAATTGTAATATAATCATTAATAATAGCCTCACAAACTAATCTGATTAGAGCTAATTCTTTAGTTTTATTATCAATAGTTAGATCAATAAATTCTTTTATATAGGGATATACATTCTTATTTTGATTTGCATAATCGAAAGGTGACTTACCATATTTATCTTGTATGTTTAATTTGGCATTTTCATTAATTAATTGTCTTACTGCATTATAATTGCCTGATATCACTGCAACATGTAAAGGAGTCTGTCCTTTTTCATTTAATGAATAAATATCATTTTCTTTTAAGAAGGAATTTTCATAATTTAGAATATTCCCATGTAAAAGTCTAATCGAATAGATATTATGTACACATTTTTCGAGGGTTGATGGATTATCAAGGTTGTTTTCATCAGCTAAGCAATATGGGATATTTAAATTATTTAGAAAATTAAAAATATGATGATTTCCTATAGCCAAACCATTTGAATCAGTACCTCCCCAGTGGATACCAATACAATTTCCATGAACGTTAAATATAGCACTACCAGAGCTACCTTGTTGGGTATCTTTTTTATCGTAAACAAGATTATTTTTAGAATTATCATTATCTATATTAGTGATAATAGTATTAGTAATATGACAAGTATTGTTGTCACCTCTTGTTCCTGGATATCCAATAATGGTTATACTATCACCTATTTTAAAATCTTCTCTATTATTACAGTTATAATCAAATTTAACGACATTCTCAGAAGCAATTGGAGAATATAATAAAGCTAAATCATGTTCTTCATCAAAAGCGATTAATTGTAAGGGTAGAGGTGTAATATAATTTCTGGCAGTATAGTTAAATCCATTTTGAATTACATGATAATTGGTAAGAACATAATGAGGATGTATAAAAACTCCTGTACCTCTAAATTTTTCATACAAATGTTTATTAGTAAGTTCACGAAATAATATCTCTTCCCATTCGGAGGCTTCTTGTTCATTTTGATCTTTAGATAATTCTGACATTGAGACAATAATCAATAGTTAATATATTAATAATTATGAAATATATTAACTATAATGTCAAAACTAATATAATTTGACAGAGGGTAATTCTCTTAATAAATTATTAATTAAACTGTTTTTTATTAAGGTAATCATTGATGTTTAAATATTTATTTTTATTCAGTTTACTTATTACAAATTCCCCTGCGTATAGTGAAGATATTTCTCAACCATTTGATTTTGAGATTTGTAAATATCCAAAAGGTAGTTTTTACAAAGAATGTAAAGACTGGGAAATGGAAAAAGGGATCGGAAAATACTGGAAAGAGATGAAAGAATTCTGGTTTAAGTTTCAAGATGCAGTAAAAAATGACCAAAAGGAAATATTAGCTGACATGATGAATTATCCATTAAGCGTGTTTTATCTATTAAAGCCTGTATCAATAGATGAACCGAATAGGGAAATGCTATTAAAGGAAAAGGTTATAAACGATAAAGAGGAATTTATAGCTAATTATGATTTTATATTTAATCCTAAATTTAAAAAACAAATTATAGAAGAAAAATATACCGATTTATTGGTTTTTAAAAATGTGCTGATGTTTCATAGCACCTATAGTACTGTTTCAATAAGAAAGCATTGCGATTTCACAAAAATAAAAAGAGAAGATTGCCCATATATGAAAGTTTACTACCTTACTAACGATGCAGTATTAGACGAGGAGTTTGGTAAATAATAATTGATAACAAGGGTAATTAAATGGCCGATCAAAATAAATTACAGTTAACTAGGGAAATTAGAAACAAACTTGCAGCTAATAATCTATCTGATGAGGAATATAAAAAGCTTCAATATGAATTCATTAAAGCTAATGAAGGAGCAAAATGTAAAGTTTATTTAGACTCACAAGGAATAAAAACTGTAGGTATAGGCTTTAACCTGGAAAACCCTAATGCTAAACAAGAATTAATAAATGCGTTTGCAGAACATAATATAAATGTCTCTTTCGAAGATGTGTTTAATGGCAAAAGAGTACTTAATGACAAGGAAATAAAAGTCTTATTTGATTACTCTACAAGAGTACGGGAAAACGAATTACGAAGAACCTTTGGTGAGGAAATTTGGAAAGGTAAACTAACACCAAACGAGCGATTAGCTATTGAAGATTTATATTATACAGGTGGTAATTCATTAGTTGGGAAGCAAACTTCTTTTTTTAAAAATATTAAGGAATATGCCTCTACTCATGACCAAAAATATTTAGATGCAGCAATTCATGAAGTTACTGAACGTTCTAATCCGAAGATTAATCCTAAAACTGGAAAGATATATGAGGATTGGGAAGGGAAACAAAACCGTCGTGAAGTGCAAGGGGAAATGCTTAAGACCTATGAAACGCCTGCATATAAGGATTATATAAAAGAACAAGGGTTTTCAAAGGATCTAGAAGAAGCAAATAAAAAGGTAAGTAAGTTTTTAGAAGAAGCAGAGAAACTAGCGGTAATACATGAAGAATACATTAAAAGCCCAACGCAAGATAATTACAATAAATACATAGATATATTAAAGCACGCTGAAGTAGATGGCTTGATGGCAGTTCATAAAGTAGAGTCAATATTGGAGTATTATAGTTAAGGCTATTTTATTATTTTGACCGTTAAAGGGGAATAATTATGTCTAAAAGAAAAAATAACTGAATTTTCCTCTAATTTTTTTAAGCTTTAATTTAAATATTTTTGTTGTAAAAGGTTTCAAGTTTTTGCCTCCATATGTTTATCATTTTATCAATAATAGATGTAAAAGAGATTTTACCATATTCTTTAGTATTAATAATGACTTGAGGAGAAAATTTTTGTGGAAATCCTTAGCCAAAAACTGTAACTTCTTCGACACTTAGGTCTTCTATACAATCTAAACATCTAGTGGTTTTATTTTGAGTTAAATCTTTATGCTTTACGGCATCCGCACAGTTTTTTAAAATATTATGGAAAGAAAAATTAGGCTGAAATTTAGTTACTTCATTTATAATATCATAATAGTTAATATTATTTAAAGAACCAAAATCATCTAATTCAGTATCATTTAAAATTATTTTGTCACTTTTAGCATAATCGATTAAGTGATGTAATGAAACAGCAAGGTCATAAGCAAGTCCTAATAACTTAGCTTTTTCTGTTGTAGAAATAAAATTATTATGGTTAATATATGAATTCATTTCTTTATAATTATTATAGTTCCTTTCTACACGATATGAAAACATCTCTCTTGTCGTACTAATAGTTATAACTTCATATTTCTTTTCTTTTATATTTTCCATAAGCTTCCTTATTAAAAATTAAATATAAGTTAAACGCCAATGCTAATTAAATATTTGTACTTTGTATACTCTTACTGGAAATTAAAAATATTATTGACAAATAGTAGCTTTCAGACTACTCTCAAGTGTAATGATAAAATAATGTAAAGATGAAAAAAGATAAAGAATTATTATATTATATTACTGAAAAAGGCAATTCTCCCTTTATAGAATGGCTTGAAAGTTTGGATAATGTAACTCAAGCAAGAATTGATAGTAGAATTCATAGGCTTAAGTTAGGTAACTATGGAGAGTTTAAAAGGCTTCAAAAGTCTATTTTAGAGTTAAAATTAGATTTTGGGCCAGGATATAGAGTTTATTTCGCAGAAATTACTAAGAATGTTTTACTATTACTTGGTGGGGATAAAAGCACGCAAAATAAAGATATAAAAAAAGCAGAAAAATATTATAAAGATTTTATGGAGCGACAAAATGGTAAATAAAAAACAAGCTGGTAATTATGATGATTACTTTAGTAAAAAATTAAAAGACCCAGAATATCTAGAAACTTTTCTAACTGTAGCATTTCAAGAATACGTTGAAGAAAACGACACTCAACATTTTTTAAGCTTACTTAGAGAGGTTATTATGTCGCAAGGCGGAGTAGCAAAAGTAGCAAAAAAAGCTTCTTTGAATAGAGAAAATCTTTTTAAATTATTAAACGGAAAATCTGAACCAAAAATTACAACTTTTGTAAAGCTTATAACTGCATTAGATATTAATATCAATTTTACAAAGGCTAAGAAAAATAGAAAAGCTGTTTAGACTATTCCCATAATTTTTTTAAGCTTTCATTTAAATACTTTTGTTTTATCATATCCAAAACCAAAGTTTTTTGACTTTCATCTTTGATTTCTATATTCATCTTGCTCACTTCTTCATCAAAGTTTTTCTTAGCTTTATCAAGAGCTTTGTGTTCTATCAGTGCTAAAAAAGAAGGAAAATTTTTAGGTTTAGGAAAATATACAAGTTCACATTCCATTGCATCAAATACTTTTTCAAGTGAATTTAGCTGTATCTTTTTGTTTTGTTCAGATTCTTCAGCTCTAATCAAATAATTAGGTGCAACACCTAATTTCCTGATAAGTAATAAGTTTGGTATTCCTAAACTCTTTTTAATAAAATTAATCCAACCTTCAGCTGGAACTTTAAAATTTATAATATTCTCTAAAATTTTATCCAGTTCTTTTAAACTATTATTCATAGACAACTCAAAAAGTTACATTATAACGTATTTTATATATTGACAAATAGTACATTATAATGTATATTAATATTTATAAGGTATATACACTATAAAGTAACACATCTAATTTTGAAAATCAATAAGGAGATCAGAAATAATAGAATGTATAAAAAAATATTTGAAGCAATAGACCAACACAATAAGGAAAAATTAAAAGGGGTATGGATTTTGGGTAAATAAAACAAATTTAGATTATCTCGAGTCGCTATATTACCTAATAAAATTACAATTTATCATAGTAAAGGAGGCCTATATGGTTTGCCAAAGGAAAGATATTGATTTTTTTAGCACTAAGCTTTCACGTTTAACAAAGGAAGCCTTAAATAACATAATCGGTAACACTCTTATTAATCTAAATGATAAAAGAAAAATACAAGAATATGAAATAGACAAGAGGCCAAAGATAATAGAAGAAATTGATTTAGGCTTGAAATTAAATGAAAAAATAAAAGGATTTCAAGTTTTTATTAAGCTTCAGTTTCTTCTTGATACTTCAGGTTACACGCTTACAAATCGTGAAGAAGAATTATTAATAATCGAATCAA from Sphingobacteriia bacterium encodes the following:
- a CDS encoding ankyrin repeat domain-containing protein, with product MSELSKDQNEQEASEWEEILFRELTNKHLYEKFRGTGVFIHPHYVLTNYHVIQNGFNYTARNYITPLPLQLIAFDEEHDLALLYSPIASENVVKFDYNCNNREDFKIGDSITIIGYPGTRGDNNTCHITNTIITNIDNDNSKNNLVYDKKDTQQGSSGSAIFNVHGNCIGIHWGGTDSNGLAIGNHHIFNFLNNLNIPYCLADENNLDNPSTLEKCVHNIYSIRLLHGNILNYENSFLKENDIYSLNEKGQTPLHVAVISGNYNAVRQLINENAKLNIQDKYGKSPFDYANQNKNVYPYIKEFIDLTIDNKTKELALIRLVCEAIINDYITIYNEEEVGFYSFIKAYPTSLIHSLHLVYKTKKFKEIAKYNEKIKKVLETIYNLNSKLTSLIEDKVFNEHQKKFLYALDAYLGDSFQEKNIFSKVEFLLQKGAYINGADYNDLTILHKAVQNGSEEIVKFLLKHEFIDVNIISEYDQTPILLCAIKKNQYNIAKLLLEAGADTESRTHEGCTALSIAIQRGYDDLIKLLISFNANIEKVNEEGLTPLLQAANQFNAAYTIEILLEAGANIEATDNNKMTPLHIAVCKGYIETIEILIKYNAKLDVLDIDNDTPLHISVMKNYLDISKLLLNKCNLVISKNKKGKTPLHIAASKGSNVIIKLLLENGADLNLIDNDNKNALDYAKEYENLEAINLLSDHIRIITQVSSDNNDDFFDYFSYLTLFLKADFIKIETDSFGDFIKVSEPSLMRFIHLIYNFCQIEKKSLLNYKKDSNELKIINLVSSLNDELLSKSGNSLEKIKFLVSRGADVNAADKFGETPLNYAIQNENYANVKWLLENGADVNLSRTDGVSPLLYAIVHKKLDIFNLLLEYNAKTEIGDKFLLYPLHYVIMSDLNDFLISLLKYDPDLNVRDLRGSTALHYTSSANNLEAVKILYKYSKDNNVSLNLNIGNYWDDTPLHYAAKLKCIEIYEYLLEIGADPYLKNRTGKIPADYLD
- a CDS encoding type II toxin-antitoxin system RelE/ParE family toxin — encoded protein: MKKDKELLYYITEKGNSPFIEWLESLDNVTQARIDSRIHRLKLGNYGEFKRLQKSILELKLDFGPGYRVYFAEITKNVLLLLGGDKSTQNKDIKKAEKYYKDFMERQNGK